A segment of the Saccopteryx leptura isolate mSacLep1 chromosome 11, mSacLep1_pri_phased_curated, whole genome shotgun sequence genome:
ATCCCAgatcagggtacatgcaagaagcaaccaatgagtgtacagcaaaatggaataactaaatggaacgaattgatgcttctctctctctctcctctcccccgattcttctctccttttttctctttcaaatcaattaaaaaaattaaaaaacaaaaccaaaaaaacccaggtTCATGCTTGAGTAATGAAGTTCCTAGGTTTCTGATACtcttatacaaaataaatatacctaTATATTATGTACAGAGAACTATGTAAGCGCATATactgtaaaaaaacacacacattagagacattatataaaaagattttgtttttaatagaaaaaattttatgaCCGCTAAATACACAAggtaaattaaacttttaaaaagaaaaattattgtaaGAGCAATGAAACTTGAGTGATAAATGTACTGAAACAATCTTTTGAAATAAACCACCTctagagaaaaacattaattcataCAAGACTCTATATTAAAGTgcataaaaaggaaattttagaatttatacCAAAGGAGCATTTATAAATACATGAAGCCCATCCTCAATGTAATATAGCCTTGGTCTAAATATAGTCTGCTTCTTAGTAGTGCCTCATAAATAGTTTGTTCCAAAAGTTGAAAATTCCTAACCCTAACAAGCAATTTTCATTATTCATAGCTGTAATGACTAATTTTGGCAACAGAATAAGTCTTAATTCTTACTTTGCTAATTCTCTAAAGTCATCTCAGTCTCACAAGAAACAGCTAATTATTGTTTTGAATGAAAATTGACAGAAAAGGGATATTTTCAGACCATTGAAACCATAAATACTtatcatatgtaaaaataaaacaaaaagtaaattttaggatatctttagattttaattttttaaaagacattaatcaTTTTCTGCAATGGtagattaaaataatgaaaagaataacTTGTGGAGCCAACAGTTACACAGTTACTTTCTCAGGGCAATGGTAAGACCTGTGCAGAGATGCTGAATGACAGTCACGCCTATCACTGATATTATGCAGCTTCCTACAAAGTCAACctgctataattttttaaatactcacTTTTAAAACTtgctcaattttaaaacaaacatcatCATGGAGTTAACTCATATATGCTTGTTTTTAAGTGGCCTCACATAATGATTCTATGATTTAGATTATTCATATATAAGTTAATGTTTTtatcataatgaaatttaaaaaaagaaaaaaatgtgttttcagaAGATGGAATCCATGAAAAGGCTACCTTTGACCATAGAAAATCAGCAACAGAATGCTAATATTAATTACAAAGTATAACTTGTCAATATCACAACAAAAGggcataataaaatttttctaaaatacctttatttatttatttatttattttttccttttcatttttctgaagttggaaacagggagagacagttagacagacttccgcatgcgcccgaccgggatccacccggcacgcccaccatggggcgacgctctgcccaccagggggcgatgctctgcccatcctgggcgtcgccatgttgcgaccagagccactctagcgcctggggcagaggccacagagccatccccagcgcccgggccatctttgctccaatggagccttggctgcgggaggggaagagagagacagagaggaaagcgcgggggaggggtggagaagcaaatgggcgcttctcctgtgtgccctggccgggaatcgaacccgggtcctcggcacgctaggccgacgctctaccgctgagccaactggccagagctctgttttatttttataatgaacaaACACTTCTATACTATTCATGTACTTTTATATGGGCTtgttttgttattaatatttgtCCTTTTCCGGTACTAGTATTTTCCTACTCTGGCATCAAAGTCTCTCCATAAATCTCTGGAAAGTCACAAATATCCCTATGGCCATGGATTACCATAAAGTGATAATTCACCAAAATGTCTTTTAAtctatgtaataaataaatatgttgtgatgttaatttttcctaattataaaataatcctATTCATCTTTGAAAACTAATTATATTGATTATACTATGGCTCAAATCCTTAGATATCTTTGTTTACTTATTAATGTAAAGAAACAATTACATTTTATAGTCATATTTAAACTACTGAATATCTGTaaacaaaatagtatttattaaaatagaatataCACTTTATACTAAATTCCACTCAAATTTATAGGTTTTTacccttaatttttaaatacacacataATTTTCTTCAAACATTACAGGTATATACAAAACTGAAATACGACATCAAAGCCagactatgatttttaaaataaattctaaacaggtaataatatacaatatgtaaaatttcaataaaacacaggtatttttttttcttttttgtatttttccaaagtgagaagtgggggtggcagacagacagactcccacatgcgcctgactgggatccatgcccaccagggggcaatgctcggcccctctggggtgctgctccactgcaatcggagccattctagcgcctgaggaggaggccatggagctatccacagtgctgggctaactttgctccagttgtgggaggggaagagagagagagaaaaaggaaagggggaggggtagagaagcggacgggtgcttctcctgtgtgccctgaccgggaatcaaacctgggactttcacacgctgggccaatgctctaccacttagccaactggccagggaggtATATTCTTATAGAAATGTTAGTCCTATAATACTGAGCGATATTTACAAGCAAACATGATCCAAACAGCACATGCAGATTCAGGATAAGTAAACACTCGGACACGAACTGCCAGTCGCACCTGGTCTCCACGACAACAGATTATTTCTTCACAGAAAGGAGACCTACAGAAGAATATAATTTATTCAGTTAAGAAGTAAACATAGgctctattttcttatttctaaataagttagtattttatataatattttaaaatcttgtctCTGCTACCAATGGCTCTATAATTTTAATTGAGCTATTCAAATTATAGACAATTTTCTCATaatctatacatttaaaaaattacactaGTCAAGATTAGGGATTCTCAACTGAGATTATACCAAAATACTGGGAAAACTATCCCAAACTATCAAGAGCTACATTTCAGACATAATGAGTTACAACCTGTGGCAAGGAACTTATAAGTCATTATAAAGTTCCCCATGTGATTCTGAAGTCATTCCTAAATAACTACCAGACCAATTTCTAAGATTCCCACCCAAAAACATATGAATTCATAAATCCCATCCTACCGAAGACATGTGGCAAATGCACGCCTTGCATTTCTATACACAAAATGTATTGGGAAGCCTTTAAATGTGTGACCATCAGGCACAGCCCTCCTTATAGCATCTTGAAATTCCTCGTTGCCAGCAGATATACTTGTTGTACGCTCAAATTCATAAGAAGCCAAAGCTGGTGATAAGAGATAGGAAAGCTGGTCTTCCCACACAGTAGTGAGGCCAAGATCCTATAgcaatcaaaagagaaaaagtaaaatacattaatattttcaaaaccaattataacaaatatgtgattattttaatataggccaaaatttttaaatttatcaactttttaaacttattaattataataaaaaatacagagaaattaaaaaaactataagTATCAGATTTTActtcttaaataaaacaaaaatattcagtaTATTGATGTTAGTAAAGGTTCCAAATTCTATACTTCTTTAATATCCACTAGACAAGATCATACTGAATAACTGTACTATGAAAGACAGTGTTAGTAAATTTTGAGGtcacaatttatttaactttagAGTTTAGTAAAGCTGAATTTGCTAAATTTGATTGCTCCTACCATAAATTCAACTATAGGAGGGGAGAAAAGTCAACAAACTAATTGCATGtataattaaaatcaaatatttaccGAGTCTTAACTCTGTTTCTAGAAGGAAGTAATACATTTCTAGAAGTATTGTTGAATTTAAGAACTTCTGAGTTTCAGAACTTAACTCTTTGATATTCAAAACTATAGTATAAGCTTTATAAAGGTAGGGGCTGTATTTACTTTGCTCAGAGCTTGTGTAGTGACTGGAACTATCATCCAACACCCCCCCCAAACTGTTTAtacataaacaaatttaaaaattgcttgaAACTAAAAATTTCAGTGTTAATTACCTTCCTGTGTTCTGACACTAGTAACCTCAGCTGCATTTCTATTTCATTACTTGTTACTGAAGCATCAATTGTGGATGCACAGAGAggtggaaagggaggaagggaagttgTAGCTCCTGGAGCACACACAGATTTAATTGCTTCTTCACTCATGGGCTTCCATTTAGATTCATCATTCAAATCAAATACACAGATTTCTACTGAGTCAGAGGGCTGACAGTTTCCCAGAAACATCTGATGATTGAAAACACAACCAATTGTTCGATATGGGTACAATGGTTTGGGCTGCTCAGCAACTGGAGGTTCATCAGGATTGACAGATTTATGAATGTACCTGAAAAAGGTAAATCGTAATTGTACATGACAAGATACATAATTTTAtcagataatgtatataaaaacttaaaaattaggaAGACAGAATCCTACTGAGGACACTTAAAGCTCTAATTATTCCCCAGGACTAGAGttgtgttttggggtgttttttttttgtatttttcttaagtgagaagcagagaagcagagggacagactcccatatgcatccgaccaggatccacctggcatgcccactaaggggcactgctctgcccatctggggcattgctccgttgcaaccagagccattctagcacctgaggcagaggccatggtacaatcctcaacgcccaggccaactttgctccaatgtagccctggctgcgggaggggaagagagagacaggagagggggaagggtggagaagcagatgggcgcttctcctgtgtgccctggctgggagtcaaacccaggacatccacacaccaggccgatgttctaccactgagccaaccagccaggacccaggaATAGAGTTTTAATActtgtttttccttcttataTTTCTACAATTTGATTAttctatattaatattaattatatagtatattttataCCATAGAAACCAATTTTGTTCCTGTAACATAATACATTCTATGTATATTGTTAAGATCAAAAACACCTATCTCAGATAacacacttaaaataatttagcTATATATTTTGAGGTACAATTAACCAAAATGATTATCAactaggggaaaaaacaaaaactagaaaaatgaaaagagggcCCAGGGCTGTGCCTTTAGGATCTCTAATATttaaagacaagataaagaaaaactgagacagaaaaacaatgaaaactgGAAGATAGTActatgagagagaaaagaaaatgttttatgaagaaaaagcatttaactcTTTGACAGGCCAAAAgactgaaaaaatgttcaacatgaTTTATCAACATGGgatctggcctgttggctcagtggtagagtgtcagtctggcacatgtttgattcccattcaCGGCACACAGAAATGaccagaagtgaccatctgcttctccacacctccgctctcccctttctttctctctctctccctccttctccccctcccacagccatagctcaattgattcaagcaagttggcccagggtgctgacgatggctcaatggcctctgtcacaggcgctaaaaatagctcagttgcaagcaatgcatcaacgccccagatgggcaaagcatcacttcacagggggcttgccaggtggatcctggtcggggcacatgcaggagtctgtctgtctacctccccagccctcacttaattaaaaaagaataatttatcaACATGGAGTTGGTAACCAcatcaaaatttcaaaaaaaatcatgGTTTCAACTTGAGTTTATTTTCAGGCTTAGGGATGATCATCAGAAAGAGCATAtgacaattatataaaattaaaagtaaatatataagtgtggtttttttttaaccaatactCTGTTGGTAAAGAGTATTTTAGGTATACAACTTTTTTTCGAGCTTTTTACACAGCTGTATTAATTGAAGGAATTTTTTACATAGTCACTGAAAAGGCTGTAATAACTAAAACAACCTGTACTTTTGATAATCATCAATATAAACAAAGAACCTATATTTAAAACGTCGGCATCTCTGTAAACTTAGTTGGCTAACCTGTGTCCTGTTAAACTCTCCCAGAAAGTGACAGTTCCATCGGTTCCACAGGTCATAACCCAAGCATGAGGCACTCCTTTTGCCTTAGTCCCAACACAGACAAAGGCTTCTAGTCCATATCCAAGAAGAAGGCTGCACAGAAGGTTAGCGTGATCTTCACAATCACcctaaaaataaagtaagttaaGAAATTAAGTATCTCTTCTTTCATACtgtctcattaaatatttaaatacaaaatgattaaaaatattaaaattttcattctaaTCATTAGCCCAGTGTTAAGCTGAAACAATAGGGGTGGAAAGAGAAATATGAAATTTAGAAGAGCctaaattattttacaaagtcAGTGCTCATAAGTACTTTAAGAGGGGAACATTCAGAttgaaaagtttataaagaactcacacaacatgaaaagaaagcaATTAAGATTTTAAAGATTTCAAAAATGAGTAGCTAATGTACATCAACAGACAAGCAGACAAATCATAgaacagaaaatgcaaataaataggaaaatacaCAAATTGAAAACAATGAGTTACAGTATCTATAGAAGACCATTTTAACACATTGCTGACCGCTCACGAATTAACTTGTCTTTGCCcttgcattagctatttcaagttttgaaactcagggtaatgaaggattattgtatttgtgactcttcgTCCTGAGGGTCGAAGTTCGAAAACTAGCATACTGTTCTATATTCTCACACGGACTCCTTTTCTTCCAcggactccttttcttcccactcttcctcttcccactcctccaggctTGAGACCACAACATAGAAAGTTAtggtaaacaaaaacaatcagagTTGAGCCATCAAACGTGGACTATCTTCCAATCGCTCACAGTTTGAACATACATATTaaggatattgtaaaatctttcttcatCATGTTCAATTGtgttcagtttattataaaaaaagtgacttttcttgatatttaggtttttttatttattttcttttttctttttctgaagctggaaacggggagagacagtcagacagactcccgcatgtgcccgaccgaccgggatccaccggcacacccaccagggggcgacgccctcAATGAATTATATGcagacactttaattgttcaagTGATTTTGAAATATACTGTAGTGATGTAGAAATTGATAGTTTATCGGAAGACAGTAATGAGTCAGATATTAgactaaaacaacaaaaagaaatgtaataagaTCTGATAGCAAAAGTGATTTTGAAGAAGAATGGATTGAAAATGATATTACACTAACTTGGGAGgattattcaaatatttctgaCCTTATTGATCCACGAAGCATCAGGGAAGTGACAGAGTTACTTTttagtgatgattttttttatttagttccttTTCAGTGATGATTTTTTTGATTTAGTTGTTTCTCAAACCAATTTATACCACCACCAAATGGAACAATTTTACCATTACACGTAGGTGACTGCtataccacaccaaaaaaaattactaaaatatataatatgtataaaaatataatatgtatcaGATatgtataaagttttatttaaattcattatgtataaataaagtatattgaagtttatttagattgtttcactttcatactcaattacGGAAAAAAAATAGCCGGTGAGATAACTTCTGAGTAAAATTGCCGGTAAacaatgtttaaagaaataaatacataggaAAAATGGGTGTAATACAACAAAATGCCAACAATGGCTATAATTAGGGTGGTTATATATAATTTCCCTTTCTTTGTTCTAAATTATCTTTGGTAATATCACATTACTTTTACAATTTGTActtcctcgtgcctcctgaccatccaaagTACTATTGTACATGTataaaggcaacattaaaaaaggacaaatgtatgttcttcttgtttccataaattgattatcaaacaaacatgattttaagtaaacaaagctggaactggaactaatttcattttttgaaaaaactcactcccggggtcaccaagcatgaaaaaaactcactactcaaaaggttaagcaTAGGaatacagaaatattaaaaaatagcctgaccaggcagtggcgcagtggatagagcgttgggctgggatgcagaaggacccaggttcgagaccctgaggttgccagcttgagcacgggctcacctggcttaagcaaaaagctcaccagcttggacccaaggtcgctggctcaagcaaggggttacttggtctattgaaggcccacagtcaaggcacatatgagaaagcaatcaatgaacaactaatgtgccgcaacgaagaattgatgcttctcatctctctcccttcctgtttgtccctctctgtctctgtcacaaaataaataaattaaattaaaatgcttaaaaaaaaaagaattaaaaaaaacaacacccccAAAATACAACCAAAGATGTTCGATGAAAAAATCATCCTCAATGATATCAAAAAACTggaagcagccctggctgggtggttcagttagagcatcgtccaatatgccaaggttgtgggttcaatccccggtcagggcacataagagaatcaaccaatgatggcatgaatgagtggaacaaattaatgtttttctctctctctcctcacatcttctctaaaaaaaaaatcaattaaaacaaacaaacaaaaagctggaAGCAAACTAATTCAGCCAAAAGAAAcaatccctggccctggccggttggctcagcggtagagcgtcggcctggcgtgcgggggacccgggttcgattcccggccagggcacataggagaagcgcccatttgcttctccaccccccccttcctctctgtctctcccttcccctcccgtagccaaggctccattggagcaaagatggcccgggcgctggggatggctccttggcctctgccccaggtgctagagtgactctggttgcggcagagcgacccccccccccctccggaagggcagagcattgccccctggtgggcagagtgtcgcccctggtgggcgtgccgggtggatcccagtcaggcgcatgtgggagtctgtctgtctctccccgtttccagcttcagaaaaaaaaaaaaccaaaaaaaaaagaaacaatcccTAAATGGGGAAATCGTTAAGCAGATTACATGTATCAACTCATGAAAACGTTATACAGTCATTAAAAGACATAGATCATAAAGACTAGTAAACACatacataaatgttcataatataacacaaaattataaagcagaacacaaaattttatttatatattaattataactatggaaaaatgatttataatacgagcaaaacataaaaatataaaaggacatAAATTCTGTTTCAACAGAGTTAGAAAGCTAATGACAGTctgacatatttttatattatccactttttaaaatacatatgattagaaaatatcCCATAATCTATACAATTAGTTTACTGaaatcaattcatttttttttaaaccatttttagagaggagagagagaggtagagagagagacagagagagagaaggggggaggagctggaagcatcaactcccatatgtgccttgagaggtagagagagagacagagagagagaaggggggaggagctggaagcatcaactcccatatgtgccttgaccaggcaagcccagggtttcaaaccggcaacctcagcgtttccaggtcaacgctttatccactgtgccaccacaggtcaggcctgaaatcAATTCATTTAAGtttaacataaataaatttacacaaattcttaaatatatatttgtttctaaCCAAAACACCAATGAATCCAGTAATTTTCCATATTCATTTTTACtgccatttttcctttttaaaaaaacacatcatctcaggtttgattcccagtcagggcacacaggagaagccaccatctgcttctctacccctcccctgtctcttgctcttctcctcccacagccaaggctcaatcgGTTTgactcctcccacagccaaggctcaatcggtttgagcaagttggccctgggtgctgagaaggGCTCCATTGCCTCATCTctggtgctaaaatggcttggctgctgagcaacagagcagtggccccagatgagcagagcatcacccccctactgggcttgccaagtagatctcagtcggggcacacaccgagtctgtctctgccccccaccctgtctctcacttaaaaaaataaatcatctaaGCAAATTTTAATACATGACTATTACTAGAAAACCACAGTACTGGTCCTAACGCTCTCTCTAACTCACTGTTTAATTTAcctctaagccctggccaggtagctcagttggttagagcattattctgATAAGCCAAGGTGACAGGTtcgaatcccggtcagggcacttacaagaatcaaccaatacagtaaatacataaataaatggaacaacaaagcagtttctctctctctccctccgcccCCCcaccaaaatcaattaaaaaaaattttacctcTACATGTTAGTTTCTGACATAATAGTACTTTTAGATCCCTACCTCACAGAAATCACAATACATTAAATAAGAAACTAACTAGAAAATAAAGATGCTAATGTTTTTTCTATACTGACAtctaaatgttaagaaaaatggtgaaaaaattGACTTGttcaaattaataatatataaattttttctagcctgaccaggtggtggtgcagtgaatagagcatcagactgggacacggaggacccaggttcaagacttgaggtccccagtttgagcacgggttcatctggtttaaacaaagcataccagcttgagcccaaggtcgctggcttgagcatagggtcactcggtctgtggtAGCCccatgggtcaaggcacatatgagaaagcaatcaatgaactaaagtgccacaacgaaaaattgatgcttctcatctctctcccttcctgtctgtccctatttatccctctctctgactctctagtgtgtccataaagtcatgatgtacttttgaccggtcacaggaaagcaacaaaagacgttagaaatgtgaaatgtgcaccaaataaaaggaaaaccctcccagtttctgtaggatgctatggcagcatgtgcgcatgcgcagatgatgacgtaacaccgtgtatacagcagagcagcccacggccatgccagtcaagatgtggacagtacagaggaaagttcagtgtgttctgtggctcactaaattcgaatcagtgaccaaagtgcaatgtgaatatcggcacgtttataacgaagtgccaccatacagaaataacattactcggtgggataagcaggtgaaggaaaccagcagtttggtggagaagccCTGTTTTGGTAGGCCACaggtcagtgacaagtctgtagcaggggtccctaaactttttacacaggggggccagttcactgtccctcagaccattggagggccaccacatacagtgctcctctcaatgaccaccaatgaaagaggtgcctcttccagaagtgcggtgggggccgggtaaatggcctcaaggggccgcatgcggcccgcaggccgtagtttggggacacctgctgcagaggctatatgggatagctacctaaagagccctaaaaaatctgtgcgtgagcccacatcgaactgcactgaataggtatgaaactgggagagtttttcttttatttggtgcagatttcacatttctattgtcttttgttgctttcctgtgaccggtcaaaagtgcgctatgactttacggacacactggtgtatttctgtccaaaaaaaaaatttttttttctaagtaaattCTTTTACAAATGTACCATAACTTCACAATTATGAGGTAGTGCTTTTTAATTCTATTGAGTATGTAGAATACCTTGTTTCTACAGAGAAAGGCCAGCAGAGTGCACCATTGTTCCTGTTTACCTCCTCCTCCAATAACGGGGGCTCTTTCATAGCCAAGGACATTAACAAATCTTGCTGCTTGCCTTGGAGTATCCAGAAGCCGCCCAGCTCGAAGTGGTTTAACATAGGAACAGACTGGTCTATTTATCCCATTTTCATcctagaagaagaaagggaaaacatTATCTGTAATGAAAGATTAACcatatccaatttttttttaaattttttacagagacagagagtgagtcagagagagggatagacagataggaatggagagggatgagaagcatcaatcattagtttttcattgcgcgttgcaacacctttgttcattgattgctttcctatatgtgccttgactgtgggccttcagcagaccgagtaaccccttgctggagccagcgaccttgggctcaagctggtgggctttttgctcaaaccagatgagcccgcgctcaagctggcgatctcggggtctcgaacctgggtcctctgcatcccagtccgacgctctatccactgagcc
Coding sequences within it:
- the CEP76 gene encoding centrosomal protein of 76 kDa isoform X1; translated protein: MSLPPEKASELKQLIHQQLSKMDVHGRIREILAETIREELAPDQQQLSTEDLIKALRNRGIIDDVMKELNFVTDNVDQELPLSPKQPVCFTDRQSTLLKKTNIDPTRRYLYLQVLGGKAFLEHLQEPEPLPGQVCSTFTLCLHFRNQRFRSKPAPCACEPDFHDGFLLEVHRENLGDGTRMADSTTMLSISDPIHMVLIKTDIFGETTLVASYFLEWRSVLGSENGVTNLTAELMGVGTESKVSVGILNIKLEMYPPLNQTLSQEVVNTQLALERQKTAEKERLFLVYAKQWWREYLQIRPSHNSRLVKIFAQDENGINRPVCSYVKPLRAGRLLDTPRQAARFVNVLGYERAPVIGGGGKQEQWCTLLAFLCRNKGDCEDHANLLCSLLLGYGLEAFVCVGTKAKGVPHAWVMTCGTDGTVTFWESLTGHRYIHKSVNPDEPPVAEQPKPLYPYRTIGCVFNHQMFLGNCQPSDSVEICVFDLNDESKWKPMSEEAIKSVCAPGATTSLPPFPPLCASTIDASVTSNEIEMQLRLLVSEHRKDLGLTTVWEDQLSYLLSPALASYEFERTTSISAGNEEFQDAIRRAVPDGHTFKGFPIHFVYRNARRAFATCLRSPFCEEIICCRGDQVRLAVRVRVFTYPESACAVWIMFACKYRSVL
- the CEP76 gene encoding centrosomal protein of 76 kDa isoform X2 is translated as MSLPPEKASELKQLIHQQLSKMDVHGRIREILAETIREELAPDQQQLSTEDLIKALRNRGIIDDVMKELNFVTDNVDQELPLSPKQPVCFTDRQSTLLKKNFHDGFLLEVHRENLGDGTRMADSTTMLSISDPIHMVLIKTDIFGETTLVASYFLEWRSVLGSENGVTNLTAELMGVGTESKVSVGILNIKLEMYPPLNQTLSQEVVNTQLALERQKTAEKERLFLVYAKQWWREYLQIRPSHNSRLVKIFAQDENGINRPVCSYVKPLRAGRLLDTPRQAARFVNVLGYERAPVIGGGGKQEQWCTLLAFLCRNKGDCEDHANLLCSLLLGYGLEAFVCVGTKAKGVPHAWVMTCGTDGTVTFWESLTGHRYIHKSVNPDEPPVAEQPKPLYPYRTIGCVFNHQMFLGNCQPSDSVEICVFDLNDESKWKPMSEEAIKSVCAPGATTSLPPFPPLCASTIDASVTSNEIEMQLRLLVSEHRKDLGLTTVWEDQLSYLLSPALASYEFERTTSISAGNEEFQDAIRRAVPDGHTFKGFPIHFVYRNARRAFATCLRSPFCEEIICCRGDQVRLAVRVRVFTYPESACAVWIMFACKYRSVL